One genomic segment of Streptomyces niveus includes these proteins:
- a CDS encoding pirin family protein, producing the protein MSVRYADDRYPGGDPSTGIESFHAFSFGQFYDPDNLRFGAVIACNEERLAPGAGFDEHPHSHTEIVTWVVEGELTHRDSAGNATVVRPGDVQRLGAGGGVRHVERNDAERPLVFVQMWLAPLTPGGDPRYEIVRGIADSTPYALPEAGAMLHVRRLQEGERAAVPDTARAYLHVVRGLVVLAGVELGPGDSARITDSDGLELTAETPSETLIWELGPERRNGD; encoded by the coding sequence ATTTCCGTCCGGTACGCCGACGACCGCTATCCCGGCGGTGACCCGTCCACCGGGATCGAGTCCTTCCACGCCTTCTCCTTCGGGCAGTTCTACGACCCCGACAACCTCCGGTTCGGCGCGGTGATCGCCTGCAACGAGGAACGCCTCGCGCCCGGTGCGGGCTTCGACGAACACCCGCACAGCCACACCGAGATCGTCACCTGGGTCGTCGAGGGAGAACTCACCCACCGCGACTCCGCCGGGAACGCCACGGTGGTACGGCCCGGCGACGTCCAGCGCCTCGGCGCGGGCGGCGGCGTGCGGCACGTGGAGCGCAACGACGCCGAGCGCCCGCTGGTCTTCGTCCAGATGTGGCTCGCCCCGCTGACGCCCGGCGGCGACCCCCGCTACGAGATCGTGCGCGGCATCGCCGACTCCACGCCCTACGCGCTGCCCGAGGCCGGGGCGATGCTGCACGTACGCCGCCTCCAGGAGGGCGAACGGGCGGCGGTGCCCGACACGGCGCGGGCGTATCTGCACGTGGTCCGGGGCCTGGTGGTCCTCGCGGGCGTGGAACTGGGCCCCGGCGACTCGGCACGCATCACGGACTCCGACGGCCTCGAACTCACCGCGGAGACACCGTCGGAGACGCTGATCTGGGAACTGGGCCCCGAACGCCGGAACGGAGACTGA
- a CDS encoding serine hydrolase domain-containing protein, whose product MQSLAMIDNWPVPAAAAAVVRADGTVSGSYGPASRRFPLASVTKPLAAYAVLVAYEEGAVELDEPAGPEGSTVRHLLAHTSGLAYDEHRVTAPPGTRRLYSNAGFEALGDHVTKATDIPFGEYLRQAVLEPLGMTSTTMGGSPARDGVSTVDDLVAFAAELQAPRLLDPRTVLEAMTVVHPGLAGILPGYGHQKSNDWGLGFEIRDSKSPHWTGGSSSPRTFGHFGQSGTFLWVDPDAGAACVALTDRDFGPWAVEAWPPFTDAVLTELRAAG is encoded by the coding sequence ATGCAGAGCCTGGCGATGATCGATAACTGGCCGGTGCCGGCCGCCGCGGCGGCCGTCGTACGGGCGGACGGCACGGTGAGCGGATCGTACGGTCCGGCGTCGCGCCGTTTTCCGCTGGCGTCGGTGACCAAGCCTCTCGCCGCGTACGCGGTGCTCGTGGCGTACGAGGAGGGCGCGGTCGAGCTGGACGAGCCGGCCGGGCCCGAGGGCTCGACGGTGCGCCATCTGCTGGCGCACACCAGCGGTCTGGCCTACGACGAGCACCGGGTGACGGCTCCGCCCGGCACCCGGCGGCTGTACTCGAACGCGGGCTTCGAGGCGCTCGGGGACCATGTGACGAAGGCGACGGACATCCCGTTCGGCGAGTATCTGCGCCAGGCGGTCCTGGAGCCGCTGGGCATGACATCGACCACCATGGGCGGTTCGCCCGCCAGGGACGGTGTCTCGACGGTGGACGATCTCGTCGCGTTCGCCGCCGAACTCCAGGCGCCGCGGTTGCTGGACCCCCGTACGGTGCTGGAGGCGATGACGGTGGTGCATCCGGGGCTGGCCGGGATCCTGCCGGGTTACGGGCATCAGAAGTCCAACGACTGGGGTCTGGGATTCGAGATCAGGGACTCCAAGTCGCCTCACTGGACGGGTGGTTCGTCGTCGCCGCGTACGTTCGGCCACTTCGGGCAGTCGGGCACGTTCCTGTGGGTCGACCCGGACGCGGGCGCGGCGTGCGTGGCCCTGACCGACCGGGACTTCGGCCCCTGGGCGGTCGAGGCGTGGCCGCCGTTCACGGACGCGGTACTGACGGAGCTGCGCGCGGCGGGCTAG
- a CDS encoding MerR family transcriptional regulator has translation MTLMESTPVRTETEDLCVSAPPTHPRPAGRDQYTISEVVSFTGLTAHTLRWYERIGLMPHVDRSHTGQRRFSNQDLDWLAFVGKLRLTGMPVADMVRYAELVREGEHTFERRQELLERTRRDVRTRIAELHDTLAVLDYKIDYYAGARPASERAS, from the coding sequence ATGACGCTGATGGAGAGCACGCCCGTCCGGACGGAAACCGAGGACCTCTGCGTATCGGCCCCGCCCACGCATCCCCGCCCCGCCGGACGGGACCAGTACACGATCAGCGAAGTCGTCTCCTTCACCGGCCTCACCGCGCACACCCTGCGCTGGTACGAGCGCATCGGACTCATGCCGCACGTCGACCGGTCCCACACCGGACAGCGGCGCTTCTCCAACCAGGACCTCGACTGGCTCGCCTTCGTCGGCAAACTGCGTCTGACCGGCATGCCGGTCGCCGACATGGTCCGCTACGCCGAACTGGTCCGGGAGGGCGAGCACACCTTCGAACGGCGGCAGGAACTGCTGGAGCGGACCCGGCGCGACGTACGTACCCGGATCGCCGAACTCCACGACACCCTCGCCGTACTCGACTACAAGATCGACTACTACGCCGGTGCGCGCCCCGCGTCGGAAAGGGCCTCATGA
- a CDS encoding aldo/keto reductase produces the protein MNTPSTEKITAVTLGAAGPTVGVQGFGAMGISEFYGDTDDTASRDTLEATVETGVTLIDTADAYGRGANETFLAPFVAAHRDEITLATKFGIERSDDPAYRGIRNDPAYIRQAVEGSLRRLGVDVIDLYYMHRYNPAVPFAESVGAMAELVAEGKVKYLGLSEVTGAELREAHSVHPITALQSEWSLFSRDVETSAVAVAAELGVALVPYSPLGRGFLTGAFTRADKELKGADIRATQPRFTGDNAGRNAALLEPVRTIAAAHDATPGQIALAWVQRRAQEHGLTVVPIPGTRKRSRLLENAAATRITLTPEELALLEPIAGQVAGDRYPDMSATSAARE, from the coding sequence ATGAACACCCCCAGTACGGAGAAGATCACCGCGGTGACGCTCGGCGCCGCCGGACCCACCGTCGGCGTCCAGGGCTTCGGCGCCATGGGCATCAGCGAGTTCTACGGCGACACCGACGACACCGCCTCCCGTGACACCCTCGAAGCGACAGTCGAAACCGGCGTCACCCTCATCGACACCGCCGACGCCTACGGGCGCGGCGCCAACGAGACGTTCCTCGCGCCCTTCGTCGCCGCACACCGCGACGAGATCACCCTCGCCACCAAATTCGGCATCGAGCGCAGCGACGACCCCGCGTACCGGGGCATCCGCAACGACCCCGCCTACATCAGGCAGGCCGTCGAAGGCTCACTGCGGCGCCTGGGCGTCGACGTCATCGACCTGTACTACATGCACCGGTACAACCCCGCCGTACCGTTCGCCGAATCCGTCGGCGCGATGGCCGAACTCGTCGCCGAGGGCAAGGTCAAGTATCTCGGCCTCAGCGAGGTCACCGGCGCGGAACTGCGCGAGGCGCACTCGGTGCACCCCATCACCGCGCTCCAGTCCGAGTGGTCGCTGTTCTCCCGCGACGTGGAGACCAGCGCCGTGGCCGTCGCCGCCGAACTCGGCGTCGCCCTCGTCCCGTACTCACCGCTCGGACGTGGCTTCCTGACCGGCGCGTTCACCCGGGCCGACAAGGAACTGAAGGGCGCCGACATCCGCGCCACCCAGCCCCGCTTCACCGGTGACAACGCGGGCCGCAACGCCGCCCTCCTCGAACCCGTCCGCACCATCGCCGCCGCACACGACGCGACCCCCGGCCAGATCGCGCTCGCCTGGGTGCAGCGGCGGGCCCAGGAACACGGCCTGACCGTCGTACCGATCCCCGGCACCCGCAAACGCTCGCGCCTGCTGGAGAACGCCGCCGCCACCCGCATCACCCTCACCCCCGAGGAACTGGCACTCCTGGAGCCGATCGCCGGACAGGTCGCCGGCGACCGCTACCCGGACATGTCCGCGACGTCCGCCGCCCGCGAATAA
- a CDS encoding acyltransferase family protein, with amino-acid sequence MRLVERIEARTPASRDRAIDGLRALALLAVPTGHWLLGGFTLDEGALRNASPLSTFGFFAPVSWVLQMLGIFFLVGGYASVLSYRRRKGSTAAWLRQRVTRLGRPVLGVTAVWAVLIPVLYAAGVPGTTLRTGSTLVVQPLWFVGVYVGVTALTPYCVRVAGRLGAWAAAPLLGVVAVVDVLRYGPYGEAMPPWLGVVNILPGWLFAYQLGVSWGEGRIGRRGARVLLVGGGVLFAVLLLLFHYPASMVGVPGEARTNSHPPSLLVLALAAVQSGAAILLRDRIAGVLRRPALWAPVVVINLSAMTILCWHQTAMLAAAVPGSYLGAVPGLTTAPDSYGWILGRVLWMPLFAVLLVLIARYARAFESPWQSGTRAASARRAAAGLLAAGFAVYALAS; translated from the coding sequence ATGAGGCTCGTCGAGAGGATCGAGGCGCGGACGCCCGCGTCCCGTGACCGCGCGATCGACGGTCTGCGCGCGCTGGCGCTGCTCGCGGTGCCGACCGGGCACTGGCTGCTGGGCGGATTCACCCTGGACGAGGGCGCGCTGCGCAACGCGAGCCCGCTGAGCACGTTCGGTTTCTTCGCGCCGGTGAGCTGGGTGCTTCAGATGCTGGGCATCTTCTTCCTGGTCGGCGGTTACGCGTCGGTGCTCTCCTACCGGCGCAGGAAGGGCTCCACGGCGGCGTGGCTCCGGCAGCGCGTCACCCGGCTGGGGCGGCCCGTGCTGGGTGTGACGGCGGTGTGGGCGGTGCTGATTCCGGTGCTGTACGCGGCCGGTGTGCCGGGGACGACGCTGCGTACGGGTTCGACGCTGGTGGTGCAGCCGCTGTGGTTCGTGGGGGTGTACGTCGGGGTGACGGCGCTGACGCCGTACTGCGTGCGGGTGGCGGGGCGGCTGGGCGCGTGGGCGGCGGCGCCGTTGCTGGGGGTGGTGGCCGTCGTGGACGTGCTGCGGTACGGCCCGTACGGCGAGGCGATGCCTCCGTGGCTGGGCGTGGTCAACATCCTGCCGGGCTGGCTGTTCGCGTACCAGCTGGGTGTGTCGTGGGGCGAGGGCAGGATCGGCCGGCGCGGCGCGCGGGTGCTGCTCGTGGGTGGCGGGGTGCTGTTCGCCGTACTGCTGCTGCTCTTCCACTACCCGGCGTCGATGGTCGGGGTGCCCGGTGAGGCGCGGACCAATTCGCATCCGCCGTCGCTGCTGGTGCTGGCGCTGGCCGCTGTGCAGAGCGGTGCGGCGATCCTGTTGCGGGACCGGATCGCGGGGGTGCTGCGCAGGCCCGCGCTGTGGGCGCCGGTCGTGGTGATCAATTTGTCGGCGATGACGATTCTGTGCTGGCACCAGACGGCGATGCTCGCGGCGGCGGTGCCGGGTTCGTATCTGGGTGCGGTGCCGGGGCTGACGACGGCGCCGGATTCGTACGGCTGGATTCTCGGCCGGGTGCTGTGGATGCCGCTGTTCGCGGTGCTGCTGGTGCTGATCGCCCGGTACGCGCGGGCTTTCGAGTCGCCGTGGCAGTCGGGGACGCGGGCGGCGAGTGCCCGCCGGGCAGCGGCGGGGCTGCTCGCGGCGGGCTTCGCGGTGTACGCGCTGGCGTCGTGA
- a CDS encoding alpha/beta hydrolase: protein MRRYRRTLVAVALMATLVSGTAGWAAGSGQQAVDGPPPGSDAWRHDASLGRALPDPETTPPAQVAAFFGTLSALRQRDLAERHPSVVGNLDGVPVELRYRANRIALAKDSRHTRLAAPGRQILAFDPRGRGTVAEVYGDLLMSRHVAVVVPGSDIDAGTYDRSGDAYGTPAGMAASLRTATGGRTAVVAWAGYTTPVGVGLDAATGGLAEVGAERLARFTRGLAAAGVRTPALFCHSYGSVVCGLAAAEAEASDIVVLGSPGMRAASAAALGTDARVWAAKDPSDWISKVPNVEFLGLGHGADPAAESFGARRVPARTARGHTGYFAPGTDSLRAFASIATGGDVR from the coding sequence ATGCGCCGCTACAGAAGGACCTTGGTCGCCGTCGCGCTGATGGCCACCCTGGTGTCCGGCACCGCCGGATGGGCCGCCGGGAGTGGGCAGCAGGCGGTCGACGGGCCGCCGCCCGGCAGCGACGCCTGGCGGCACGACGCGTCGCTCGGGCGCGCGCTGCCGGACCCGGAGACCACGCCCCCCGCCCAAGTGGCCGCGTTCTTCGGCACGTTGAGCGCCCTGCGGCAGCGGGACCTCGCCGAGCGGCACCCCTCGGTCGTGGGGAACCTCGACGGCGTCCCCGTCGAACTCCGCTACCGGGCCAACAGGATCGCGCTCGCGAAGGACTCCCGCCACACCCGGCTCGCCGCCCCCGGCCGGCAGATCCTCGCGTTCGATCCGCGTGGCCGCGGCACCGTCGCCGAGGTGTACGGGGATCTGCTGATGTCCCGTCATGTCGCCGTCGTGGTGCCGGGTTCGGACATCGACGCGGGGACGTACGACCGGTCGGGCGACGCGTACGGCACCCCCGCCGGGATGGCCGCGTCGCTGCGGACCGCGACCGGGGGGCGTACCGCCGTGGTGGCGTGGGCCGGTTACACGACGCCCGTGGGCGTCGGGCTGGACGCCGCGACCGGTGGGCTCGCCGAGGTGGGCGCGGAGCGGCTGGCCCGGTTCACGCGGGGACTGGCCGCGGCGGGGGTCCGGACGCCCGCGCTGTTCTGTCACAGCTACGGCTCCGTGGTGTGCGGGCTCGCCGCCGCGGAGGCGGAGGCGTCGGACATCGTGGTCCTGGGCTCTCCCGGCATGCGCGCCGCCAGCGCGGCCGCGCTCGGCACGGACGCCCGGGTGTGGGCGGCGAAGGACCCGTCGGACTGGATCTCCAAGGTGCCGAACGTGGAGTTCCTGGGCCTGGGCCACGGCGCCGACCCGGCGGCGGAGAGCTTCGGGGCGCGCCGTGTCCCCGCGCGGACCGCGCGCGGGCACACCGGTTACTTCGCCCCGGGCACGGACTCGCTGCGCGCCTTCGCCTCGATCGCCACGGGTGGTGACGTGCGATGA
- a CDS encoding response regulator — MTIRVIIVDDQAMVRAGFAALLSAQADIDVVGEAPDGRQGIEVSRRTHPDVVLMDVRMPEMDGLAAARALLEPPVGVVHRPRVLMLTTFDVDDYVYEALRAGASGFLLKDAPPADLISAVRVVAAGEALLAPSVTRRLIADFAQQRPAPRKDRSLRLKGLTPRETEVLELIARGLSNQEIAEHLILAEQTVKTHIGRVLAKLGLRDRAQAVIFAYESGLVAPGG, encoded by the coding sequence TTGACCATCCGCGTGATCATCGTCGACGACCAGGCCATGGTGCGGGCGGGGTTCGCCGCGCTGCTGTCGGCGCAGGCCGACATAGACGTGGTCGGCGAGGCGCCGGACGGGCGCCAGGGCATCGAGGTCAGCCGCCGCACCCACCCCGACGTGGTCCTGATGGACGTCCGGATGCCTGAGATGGACGGCCTCGCGGCGGCCCGCGCGCTGCTGGAGCCGCCGGTGGGGGTGGTGCACCGGCCGAGGGTGCTGATGCTGACCACGTTCGACGTGGACGACTACGTGTACGAGGCGCTGCGCGCGGGGGCGTCCGGCTTCCTCCTCAAGGACGCGCCGCCGGCGGACCTGATCTCGGCGGTGCGGGTGGTCGCGGCGGGCGAGGCGCTGCTGGCGCCGTCCGTGACGCGCCGGCTGATCGCGGACTTCGCCCAGCAGCGGCCGGCACCGCGCAAGGACCGCTCGCTGAGGCTGAAGGGGCTGACGCCGCGCGAGACGGAGGTGCTCGAACTGATCGCGCGGGGTCTGTCCAACCAGGAGATCGCGGAGCATCTGATCCTCGCGGAGCAGACGGTGAAGACGCATATCGGGCGGGTGCTGGCGAAGTTGGGGTTGCGGGACAGGGCGCAGGCGGTGATTTTCGCGTACGAGTCCGGGCTGGTTGCGCCTGGCGGTTGA
- a CDS encoding sensor histidine kinase: MSTEDPPPPPAPRTARARESLRSLGSALRTPAASTEPLLARAVKPWQRYIPYVIALGFAAALLPVTVTVLVQDYGLAGGWAGALATAQAAPLLLAVTRPLQAWWIIFTADVVGAVLLLTTADDLDGRSWPWTPMVVVGYLLLMVCLGLREPRRTLLAVWLVTGATGLAFELVSQERSDGVHLLLFVLSGVILLVTAALRERGDAQRRLVEQETISEVERAQRTLLEERARIARELHDVVAHHMSVITVQADSAPYRIEGLPEAAREEFSTIAAGARESLTEMRRLLAVLRSDGSAAERAPQPGLGRVQQLVEATVRAGVPAELSLAADPGPVPPSVDLSAYRIIQEALSNVVRHAPEAPTRVSVTSDGDWLTVLVVNGPASARTSPLEASGTGHGLIGMRERVRLTGGTLDTGPLPDGGFRVAARLPLTRGPGRGPGSGPGPDAAVIDPTAKDPS; encoded by the coding sequence ATGAGTACCGAAGACCCACCCCCTCCCCCGGCGCCCCGCACCGCCCGTGCCCGTGAGTCGCTGCGCTCGCTCGGCAGCGCCCTGCGCACCCCGGCCGCGTCCACCGAGCCGCTGCTGGCGCGCGCCGTGAAGCCCTGGCAGCGCTACATCCCGTACGTCATCGCCCTCGGCTTCGCCGCCGCGCTGCTGCCCGTCACGGTGACCGTGCTCGTCCAGGACTACGGGCTGGCAGGCGGCTGGGCGGGCGCTCTCGCCACCGCGCAGGCCGCGCCGCTGCTGCTCGCCGTGACCCGGCCGCTCCAGGCGTGGTGGATCATCTTCACGGCGGACGTCGTCGGCGCGGTGCTGCTCCTGACCACGGCGGACGACCTCGACGGCCGCTCCTGGCCGTGGACGCCGATGGTGGTCGTCGGCTACCTCCTGCTGATGGTCTGCCTGGGCCTGCGCGAGCCGCGCCGTACGCTGCTGGCCGTCTGGCTCGTGACCGGAGCGACGGGGCTGGCCTTCGAGCTGGTCTCGCAGGAACGCAGCGACGGCGTGCACCTCCTGCTGTTCGTACTCAGCGGCGTGATCCTGCTGGTCACGGCCGCCCTGCGGGAGCGTGGTGACGCCCAGCGCAGGCTGGTGGAGCAGGAGACGATCAGCGAGGTCGAACGGGCGCAGCGCACACTGCTGGAGGAACGGGCCCGTATCGCACGCGAGTTGCACGACGTGGTCGCCCACCACATGTCCGTGATCACGGTGCAGGCCGACTCGGCGCCGTACCGGATCGAGGGGCTGCCGGAGGCGGCGCGCGAGGAGTTCTCCACGATCGCCGCCGGGGCGCGGGAGTCGCTGACCGAGATGCGCCGGCTGCTGGCGGTGCTGCGCAGCGACGGCTCGGCGGCGGAGCGGGCGCCGCAGCCGGGGCTCGGGCGCGTACAGCAGCTCGTCGAGGCGACGGTACGGGCCGGGGTGCCGGCCGAGCTGTCCCTCGCGGCGGATCCGGGCCCCGTCCCGCCGTCCGTGGACCTCTCGGCGTACCGCATCATCCAGGAGGCCCTGTCCAACGTCGTACGGCACGCGCCCGAGGCCCCGACGCGGGTCTCGGTGACCTCCGACGGCGACTGGCTGACCGTGCTGGTCGTCAACGGGCCCGCGAGCGCCCGCACTTCACCGCTGGAGGCCTCCGGCACCGGCCACGGGCTGATCGGTATGCGCGAACGCGTACGGTTGACCGGCGGCACGCTGGACACGGGGCCGCTGCCGGACGGGGGGTTCCGGGTCGCGGCAAGGCTTCCGCTGACGCGGGGGCCCGGGCGGGGGCCGGGGTCTGGGCCCGGGCCGGATGCCGCCGTCATCGATCCGACCGCGAAGGACCCGTCTTGA
- a CDS encoding DUF4429 domain-containing protein, which yields MGDVLAGIHATWEFESDSVLIRFERGIRTPKLFQALRERRVPHEALASVTLTPGRRGTVVLHAVPRPGADPLMEAAAGQLKDTCDPYRLVLPAERETLAEYYADELRAAITSTAPPDEREPADRYLVDPPPAPLHFKAYDGKASFDGSKVSFRWFWTGASSAKWKAGDQRFAVTELCGVQWRSPEVFDGYLRLLRRGDQEQPAQADRDPAAVVFGLGYGPVHESLPFAAAVLAAVRTSGPAPALDSGPVPVPVMASGRRDPADIAERIRHLGELHEAGLVTDDEFSAKKAELLAEL from the coding sequence ATGGGTGATGTGCTGGCCGGAATTCATGCCACCTGGGAGTTCGAGAGCGACTCCGTGCTCATCCGCTTCGAACGGGGGATACGCACGCCAAAGCTCTTCCAGGCACTGCGCGAACGGCGCGTACCGCACGAGGCGTTGGCGTCGGTGACGCTCACCCCTGGCAGACGCGGGACGGTGGTGCTGCACGCGGTGCCCCGACCGGGCGCCGACCCCCTGATGGAGGCGGCGGCGGGCCAGCTCAAGGACACCTGCGATCCGTACCGGCTGGTGCTGCCCGCCGAGCGCGAGACGCTCGCGGAGTACTACGCGGACGAACTGCGCGCCGCCATCACCTCGACCGCGCCGCCCGACGAGCGGGAGCCGGCCGACCGCTATCTGGTGGACCCTCCCCCGGCGCCGCTGCACTTCAAGGCGTACGACGGCAAGGCGTCCTTCGACGGGTCCAAGGTGTCCTTCCGCTGGTTCTGGACGGGCGCGTCGTCGGCGAAGTGGAAGGCGGGCGACCAGCGGTTCGCGGTCACCGAGCTGTGCGGGGTCCAATGGCGCTCCCCCGAGGTCTTCGACGGCTACCTGCGGCTGCTGCGCCGGGGTGACCAGGAGCAGCCCGCACAGGCCGACCGCGACCCGGCTGCGGTGGTCTTCGGCCTCGGCTACGGGCCGGTCCACGAGTCGCTGCCGTTCGCGGCGGCGGTACTGGCCGCCGTACGTACCTCGGGGCCCGCCCCCGCCCTGGACAGCGGACCGGTCCCGGTGCCGGTGATGGCGTCGGGACGCCGCGACCCGGCCGACATCGCCGAACGGATCCGGCACCTGGGCGAGCTGCACGAGGCGGGGCTGGTCACGGACGACGAGTTCAGCGCGAAGAAGGCGGAACTGCTCGCCGAGCTGTGA
- a CDS encoding alpha/beta hydrolase, translated as MTSPDSSPSLTAWRTLLALAVVFVMLATTGWTALQQHGERGTARERALSAWEKGRVGALDLPDPASSHRVIAAFFASITAAQRVRLADRYPLVVGNLNGAPLTLRYRANRLAVLQARDAERERMRDGGLSLDGRQLANRRMHRFQSMANGDRHILAFDPTGNGRAAEVFGDLGSAKRVSVVVPGVDTNLLTFERTQRRFTAPVGMARSLYDAERAASPRTRTAVIAWADYTAPSGLGMDAAIGRLASDGAVRLNALTTALPGDSQVSLICHSYGSVVCGMAAPRLPDRVTDVAVAGSPGMRVESAGQLGTHARVWAMRDQDDWIRGVPYLKVVGLGHGADPMTPGFGARVLSARGAVGHSGYFEPDTESLRNFADIGVGSYRNTSCADDGDTCRS; from the coding sequence GTGACTTCCCCAGACTCCTCCCCGTCCCTCACCGCGTGGCGCACCCTGCTGGCACTCGCCGTGGTGTTCGTGATGCTGGCGACCACCGGGTGGACGGCGCTCCAGCAGCACGGCGAGCGCGGCACCGCGCGTGAGAGAGCCCTGTCGGCGTGGGAGAAGGGCCGGGTCGGCGCCCTCGACCTGCCGGACCCCGCCTCCTCGCACCGAGTGATCGCCGCCTTCTTCGCCTCGATCACGGCGGCGCAGCGCGTCCGGCTCGCCGACCGGTACCCCCTGGTGGTGGGCAACCTCAACGGGGCGCCCCTGACACTTCGCTACCGCGCCAACCGGCTCGCCGTTCTCCAGGCGCGGGACGCCGAGCGCGAGCGGATGCGCGACGGCGGGCTGTCCCTCGACGGGCGGCAGCTGGCGAACCGGCGGATGCACCGCTTCCAGTCGATGGCGAACGGCGACCGCCATATCCTCGCCTTCGATCCCACCGGCAACGGCCGCGCCGCCGAGGTCTTCGGTGATCTCGGCAGCGCGAAGCGCGTGTCGGTGGTCGTCCCGGGCGTCGACACGAACCTCCTGACGTTCGAGCGGACCCAGCGCCGCTTCACCGCGCCGGTCGGCATGGCCAGGTCGCTGTACGACGCGGAGCGGGCGGCCTCGCCCCGTACCAGGACCGCCGTCATCGCGTGGGCCGACTACACGGCGCCCTCAGGTCTCGGCATGGACGCCGCGATCGGGAGACTGGCCTCCGACGGCGCCGTACGGCTCAACGCGCTCACCACGGCCCTGCCCGGCGACTCACAGGTCTCACTGATCTGCCACAGCTACGGCTCCGTGGTGTGCGGCATGGCCGCCCCCCGGCTGCCCGACCGGGTCACGGACGTGGCGGTCGCGGGCAGCCCCGGCATGCGGGTCGAATCGGCGGGACAGCTCGGTACCCACGCCCGGGTGTGGGCGATGCGCGACCAGGACGACTGGATCCGCGGCGTGCCGTATCTGAAGGTCGTCGGGCTCGGCCACGGCGCCGACCCGATGACACCGGGCTTCGGCGCGCGGGTGCTCTCCGCACGGGGCGCGGTCGGCCACAGCGGCTATTTCGAGCCGGACACCGAGAGCCTGCGGAACTTCGCGGACATCGGGGTCGGTTCGTACCGGAACACCAGTTGTGCGGACGACGGTGACACGTGCCGGAGCTGA
- a CDS encoding TetR family transcriptional regulator — MDGQRAGQQPAGLRELKKRRTRYALLRVALDLFTTRGYEETTVDEITEAVDVSQRTFFRYFASKEEAAFTIQDLVEARFLAELRQRPLTETPFEAMHRAVLGSWGSVNEATEALVPVELHLRTYRMIESTPSLLAAHLRRATELEERAALVIAERQGLDVESDPRPRVAVAAFSGVLRVTGRLWGQGRETGLDGLRELTESYLDQLAPTLAGDWSAPREPSDGGRRAG; from the coding sequence ATGGACGGGCAGCGGGCCGGACAGCAGCCGGCCGGACTCCGGGAGCTGAAGAAACGGCGTACGCGCTACGCCCTGCTGCGGGTGGCTCTTGACCTGTTCACGACGCGGGGGTACGAGGAGACCACCGTCGACGAGATCACCGAGGCCGTCGACGTCTCGCAGCGCACCTTCTTCCGTTACTTCGCGAGCAAGGAGGAGGCGGCGTTCACGATCCAGGATCTGGTGGAGGCGCGCTTCCTCGCGGAGCTGCGTCAACGCCCCTTGACGGAGACCCCTTTCGAGGCCATGCATCGCGCGGTGCTGGGCTCGTGGGGCAGCGTCAACGAGGCGACCGAGGCGCTGGTCCCGGTCGAACTGCATCTGCGCACCTACCGGATGATCGAATCCACCCCTTCGCTGCTGGCCGCGCATCTGCGGCGCGCCACGGAGCTGGAGGAGCGGGCCGCGCTGGTGATCGCCGAGCGGCAGGGGCTCGATGTGGAGAGCGATCCGCGTCCGCGCGTGGCCGTCGCCGCGTTCTCCGGGGTGCTGCGGGTGACGGGGCGGCTGTGGGGGCAGGGCCGGGAGACCGGTCTGGACGGGCTGCGTGAGCTGACGGAGTCGTATCTGGACCAGCTCGCGCCCACCCTCGCGGGTGACTGGAGCGCTCCGCGAGAGCCGTCGGACGGTGGCCGGCGGGCGGGCTGA